The genomic window TTCCCCTGCCGGGCGGCGGCGCGTACCGTGTCAGTTTCGTGACCCTCCCCGCCCAGGAGCGGCCGTGACGGCCGGGCCGCCCACGCGGGCGCTGCTGGCCTCGGCCCTCGCGCTGCTGTGCAGTTGCGGCGCCCCGGCGCGGACGACCCCCCCGGCGGTGTTCACCCGCATGGATGGCGCTGGTCTGCAGGTCACGCTGAGCGGCCCGGCCGTGACCCGCGGCACGCGGGCCACCGTCACGCTGCTGACCGGCGCCGGGACGCTCGTCACCGAGGGGCGGGCCGAGGAGAATGGACTGCTGCGCGTGCTGGTGTCCTACCGGCGCGCCGGCCGCACGCCCTTCACGGTGGACGTGGCCGGGCACCGCCTGCGCGGCGAGGTGCAGCGCGAACCGGACGCGCCCGTGACGCCCCTGACCCTGAAGGTCGGCGCCCGGGCGGTGCGGGTCACGCAGGGCCGCCCCCCCGCGCTGGTGCTGCACCCACTGGACCGGCACGGCAACGTCACGCGCCTGCCGGTCGACGTGCTGATCCGCCGCCCGGACGGCGTCACGCTCCGCCGCACCCGGCCAGTCGAGTACCTGACGTCCTAGACGTACCTGCCGCCCGGCCGGGTCACGGGCCTGATGCGGGTGGTGGCCACCACGGGCGGCGCGGCCGGAGAGGTCGGCGAGGTCGACCTGCTTCCCGGTCCGGCCCGGCAGCTGCGGCCTGCCCCGGAACGGCCCGGCCTGTACCGCGACGTGCGGGACGCGCTGGGCAATCCGGTCACGCCGGACGAGGCCCTGACGCTGACCGGCGTGGACCGCGGGTGGAACGTGGACGTGCCCCTCACGCCGGTCGAGGGCCGCGCCCTGAGTCCCGTGGACGTGCCCGGCCGCCCCCGCGTCCGGGGTGAGGCGCTGCCCTGACCCCAGCCGGGACCGGCTCCGCCCGGCCGGTGAGGAGACTCAGCGCGTCCCCTCGACTCGGAGCTCCGTCACGGCGCGGGCGGCGGATGACGTCAGGCCACCGGAACGGCGGGGCTGTCCTCGTAGGTGGGTGGCGCGTCCCGGCCGTCGCGCAGGGCCAGCACGAACGCGTCGAACTGCGTCTGCAGCTGGTCCCGCACGGCGCGCCAGCGGTCGAGGCTGCCACCGGACGGGTCCACGAAGGGGTAGTGGCGCCGGGTGGTCTGCCCGGGGTACGCGGGGCACGCCTCGGCGGCGCTGTCGCAGACCGTGATGACGTAACCGAAGTTCTGGGCGTCCGGAACGTCCCAGAGGGTCTTGCTGGTGTGCGCCGTCAGGTCCAGGCCGATCTCGGCCATGACGGTCTTCGCGTCGTCCTTCACGCGGGTGGCTTCCGTTCCGGCGGAGTGCACTTCCAGATTCACGCCCAGGCGGCGGGCAGCGTCGCGGGTGAGGGCCTCGGCCATCTGCGAGCGGGCGGAGTTGTGCGTGCAGAGAATCAGGACGCGGGTCATGCCTCAGACGCTAACACACCGATTTGACTTGATGTGTCAGGGCGCGCGAATCCGGCAGGAGGTCCGTCAGCAGCGCCCCGCCCAGCCGGTACAGGGCAGGCCGACACAGACTGTAGTACATGTTCTTGCCGCGCTGCTCGGCGGTGACCAGCCCGGCGTCCCGCAGAATACCGAGGTGGTAGGACACCTTCGACTGCGGGAGGTTCAGCAGAGCCTCCAGGTCGCAGACGCAGCGCTCCCCACCCGCGAGGTGCCGGATGAGCTCATAGCGGGTGTCCTGCGCCAGGGCCTTGAGTTGATCCAGTGCGGAGAGGGAAGTCAGGGCGGACATCCATCCATTCTATTCGCTATCAGTGGCCTGCCGGATTCGGGGTGAGCGGCATCCTGACAGCGGTTTCCAGTTCCGTTGAAGGGCCAACATCACGCCCTTCAAGTCCACT from Deinococcus sedimenti includes these protein-coding regions:
- a CDS encoding arsenate reductase ArsC produces the protein MTRVLILCTHNSARSQMAEALTRDAARRLGVNLEVHSAGTEATRVKDDAKTVMAEIGLDLTAHTSKTLWDVPDAQNFGYVITVCDSAAEACPAYPGQTTRRHYPFVDPSGGSLDRWRAVRDQLQTQFDAFVLALRDGRDAPPTYEDSPAVPVA
- a CDS encoding ArsR/SmtB family transcription factor, producing MSALTSLSALDQLKALAQDTRYELIRHLAGGERCVCDLEALLNLPQSKVSYHLGILRDAGLVTAEQRGKNMYYSLCRPALYRLGGALLTDLLPDSRALTHQVKSVC